The genomic region CGAATCCGGTGCTATAAATCCACTCGCGCACCAAAATGAAACATTTTGGAATAATTTCCTGCGCCATCAGGTGGCACACGCCGCCTGCCTACAGGGAATTCCTACTCCCCGCGTGGTTGGCAAGACCCTTGCTCTAGCTTGCTTATCGCTCATAGCTGGAAGCTTTCTGATGCTGGTGATCCACCGCCGAATCGCCCCCGAACCCGTCTGGGCCGCAGAGTTGCTGCTGAATTTCGAAGCCCGCAGCAAAAGCCGCTTGCGCTGTTTCAGTGCCGATGGAGAAGACGTCGGCCTGTTTCTGGAGCGCGGTCAACCGCCGCTGCACGATGGCGAATTCCTACAGGCCGAAGACGGACGTGTCGTACGCGTGTGCGCCCGGCCTGAACAACTGCTGCACGTCACCTGCAGCAGTGCCTTTGAACTGACCCGCGCCGCCTATCACTTGGGCAACC from Pseudomonas yamanorum harbors:
- the ureE gene encoding urease accessory protein UreE; this translates as MLVIHRRIAPEPVWAAELLLNFEARSKSRLRCFSADGEDVGLFLERGQPPLHDGEFLQAEDGRVVRVCARPEQLLHVTCSSAFELTRAAYHLGNRHVALQVGNGWLRLLDDYVLKAMLDQLGATTETIEAPFQPEHGAYGGGHHHSRHGDEDFNYPPKLHQFGVRL